A single Chryseobacterium sp. DNA region contains:
- a CDS encoding GLPGLI family protein — protein MINRKLVLLLIFLTCILRAQTFTGIYIFKFNSAVPSQTYNNLVNSQNKTWFVETKLESLTDPNIEKVTKDGVTIENVSDDYKNITPASSPEYYKDEQNNSLYSRNFYLTKACYIKENLDQFNWKISEETVNYNGKKCNVATSDFHGKKWTVYFDTSIPFNVAPWKFYGLPGVVVYAKTSDNLYVFELKEYKITEQNTEVKNAFEKEKFITWEGYKTEYKNYLKKTH, from the coding sequence ATGATAAATAGAAAGCTTGTTTTATTACTTATATTTCTGACTTGTATTCTAAGAGCTCAGACTTTTACAGGGATATATATATTTAAATTTAATTCTGCTGTTCCATCTCAAACCTATAATAATTTAGTTAATTCTCAAAATAAAACTTGGTTTGTAGAAACAAAGCTTGAGTCATTGACAGACCCAAATATAGAGAAAGTTACTAAAGATGGTGTAACTATTGAAAATGTTTCAGATGATTACAAAAACATTACACCAGCCTCTAGTCCTGAATATTATAAAGATGAACAAAATAACAGCTTATATTCAAGAAATTTTTATTTAACAAAAGCATGCTATATCAAAGAAAATCTTGACCAATTTAACTGGAAAATTTCAGAGGAAACAGTCAACTATAATGGAAAAAAGTGTAATGTTGCAACTTCTGATTTTCATGGAAAAAAATGGACTGTATATTTTGACACAAGTATTCCCTTCAATGTTGCTCCTTGGAAGTTTTACGGTTTGCCAGGTGTTGTGGTGTATGCTAAAACTTCAGATAATTTATATGTATTTGAATTAAAGGAATATAAAATTACCGAGCAAAATACAGAAGTTAAAAATGCTTTTGAAAAAGAGAAATTCATTACATGGGAAGGTTATAAAACTGAGTACAAAAACTATTTAAAAAAAACTCATTAA
- the holA gene encoding DNA polymerase III subunit delta has protein sequence MKELDLILKNIKNKEVLPIYFFHGEEAYFIDVAVKALEHNFLEEDEKAFNQTVTYGKDTSYQEVLSLARQFPMMGDKQVIIVKEAQDLRFGEEENRILEMYVENPVPSTVLVFAHKHKKLDSRKKAAKALDKAKALFLSESVKESNLPKWIADECTKLTIKTAPNISHLLAEYLGNDLSRIANELNKLKIILKEGEVLDGTIIENHIGISKEYNVFELQKALGTKNANAAFKIAHFMGKNPKNNPFVMLLASLYNYFSNVIIYQTMAGQPPQVIASQMGVNPYFVKDYAESARLYPLKHATRVISILREFDMKGKGLGAVNMGEAELIKELVYKIINVDKIKMKV, from the coding sequence ATGAAAGAATTAGATTTAATCCTCAAAAATATTAAAAATAAAGAAGTTTTACCTATTTATTTTTTTCATGGAGAAGAAGCCTACTTTATTGATGTCGCTGTAAAAGCCCTTGAACACAACTTTTTGGAGGAAGATGAAAAAGCTTTCAACCAAACGGTTACCTACGGAAAAGATACTTCATACCAGGAAGTTCTTTCTCTGGCAAGACAGTTTCCGATGATGGGGGACAAGCAGGTGATCATCGTTAAAGAAGCTCAGGATCTGAGATTCGGTGAGGAGGAAAACAGAATTCTGGAAATGTATGTAGAAAATCCGGTGCCTTCTACGGTGTTGGTTTTTGCTCATAAACATAAGAAACTGGACAGCAGAAAGAAAGCGGCCAAAGCCTTAGATAAGGCCAAAGCTCTTTTCCTGAGCGAATCGGTAAAGGAAAGCAACCTTCCGAAATGGATCGCTGATGAATGCACAAAGCTTACCATTAAAACAGCCCCCAATATTTCCCATCTTTTGGCAGAATATCTTGGAAACGATCTTTCAAGGATTGCCAACGAACTGAATAAATTAAAGATCATCCTTAAAGAAGGCGAGGTATTGGACGGAACCATTATCGAAAACCATATCGGAATCAGTAAGGAGTACAATGTTTTTGAACTTCAAAAGGCTTTGGGAACGAAAAATGCCAATGCAGCTTTCAAAATAGCCCATTTTATGGGTAAGAATCCGAAAAACAACCCTTTCGTGATGTTGTTGGCCAGTCTTTACAACTATTTTTCAAATGTTATTATCTACCAGACCATGGCAGGTCAGCCGCCACAGGTCATTGCCTCACAGATGGGAGTCAATCCGTATTTTGTAAAAGATTACGCAGAAAGTGCCAGGCTGTATCCCTTAAAACATGCAACCAGAGTCATTTCCATCTTAAGAGAATTCGATATGAAAGGAAAAGGACTTGGGGCGGTGAATATGGGAGAGGCAGAACTGATCAAAGAATTGGTTTACAAAATTATTAATGTAGATAAGATTAAGATGAAAGTGTGA
- a CDS encoding VOC family protein has translation MKRVTAIGGIFFKCKEPEKVNEWYKTHLGLETSPYGTKFDWKEADSGKKGYTLWSPFKESTQYFEPSTKEFMINYHVENIETLVEELKKEGVTVLDEVATYEYGKFVHILDPEGNKIELFEPAEE, from the coding sequence ATGAAAAGAGTAACCGCTATCGGAGGAATTTTCTTTAAGTGTAAAGAACCTGAAAAAGTAAACGAATGGTATAAGACCCACCTGGGATTGGAAACGAGTCCATACGGTACTAAATTCGACTGGAAAGAAGCAGATTCCGGGAAGAAAGGATACACGCTTTGGAGCCCTTTTAAAGAGTCTACGCAATATTTTGAGCCTTCCACAAAAGAATTTATGATCAATTACCATGTAGAGAATATTGAAACACTGGTAGAAGAGCTGAAAAAAGAAGGTGTGACGGTGCTGGATGAGGTAGCTACCTATGAATACGGAAAGTTTGTACACATTCTGGATCCGGAGGGAAATAAAATCGAATTGTTTGAACCGGCAGAAGAGTAG
- the trxB gene encoding thioredoxin-disulfide reductase: MEQNILDCVIVGSGPSGFTAAIYAARADLKPELYTGLEPGGQLTTTTEVDNFPGYPAGITGPEMMMDLQKQAERFETKVHYEMITKAEFSKEAGGVHKLYAGNKEILAKTVIISTGATAKYLGLEDEKKYAGGGVSACATCDGFFYRGKDVVVVGAGDTAAEEATYLAKLCRKVTLLVRKDVFRASKAMVHRVESTPNIEVKFHHELIGIEGENSLVERAVVINNQTQETSTIDVEGIFIAIGHKPNTDIFVGQVDLDENGYILTEKGSSRTNLPGVFAAGDVQDHIYRQAITAAGSGCMAAMDAEKYLAELHG; this comes from the coding sequence ATGGAGCAAAACATTTTAGATTGTGTGATCGTTGGATCTGGACCTTCTGGTTTCACAGCTGCTATCTATGCAGCAAGAGCAGACTTAAAACCTGAATTGTATACAGGTTTGGAGCCGGGCGGACAATTAACAACCACTACAGAAGTTGACAACTTTCCAGGGTATCCAGCCGGGATTACAGGTCCTGAAATGATGATGGATCTGCAGAAACAGGCAGAAAGATTTGAGACAAAGGTTCATTATGAAATGATCACTAAAGCTGAATTTTCCAAAGAAGCAGGCGGTGTTCACAAACTGTATGCAGGAAACAAAGAGATCCTGGCAAAAACAGTAATTATCTCTACGGGAGCTACAGCAAAATATTTAGGTCTTGAAGACGAGAAAAAATATGCAGGAGGCGGAGTATCTGCCTGTGCGACATGCGATGGGTTCTTCTACAGAGGAAAAGACGTTGTCGTAGTGGGAGCAGGAGATACGGCAGCAGAAGAGGCTACTTACCTTGCCAAATTATGCAGAAAAGTAACACTATTGGTGAGAAAAGACGTTTTCAGAGCTTCAAAAGCAATGGTACACAGAGTAGAAAGCACTCCGAATATCGAAGTGAAATTCCACCATGAGTTAATTGGAATTGAAGGGGAGAACAGCTTGGTAGAAAGAGCTGTGGTGATCAACAACCAGACTCAGGAGACTTCTACAATAGACGTTGAGGGAATCTTCATCGCGATCGGGCATAAGCCTAATACGGATATCTTTGTAGGTCAGGTAGATCTTGATGAAAACGGATATATCCTTACTGAAAAAGGGTCTTCAAGAACAAATCTTCCGGGAGTATTTGCTGCCGGTGATGTTCAGGATCATATCTACAGACAGGCCATTACTGCTGCCGGAAGCGGATGTATGGCGGCTATGGATGCAGAAAAATATTTAGCTGAATTACACGGATAG